One Lytechinus variegatus isolate NC3 chromosome 11, Lvar_3.0, whole genome shotgun sequence DNA segment encodes these proteins:
- the LOC121423532 gene encoding uncharacterized protein LOC121423532, with amino-acid sequence MTLNQVRENGFWILGGSNRVSKLIRKCVICQKLRSPTQIQKMSDLPSDRVTEAPPFTYCGMDCFGPWMIKEGRKDLKRYGLIFTCMASRAVHVETLNSLTTDSFIQAFRRFTALRGPVQQLRCDRGTNFVGADAELKKAWHEMDHQKVKDCLLSEGCDYVHFIFNVPSASHMGGVWERQIRSIRSVLDTLLYQSGRQLDDESLRTLMCEAAAIINSRPLTVTHLNDPTYLAPLTPNHLITMKSKVFLPPPRKLPECRYLLKKAMEEGTTPH; translated from the coding sequence ATGACGCTCAATCAAGTCAGAGAGAATGGATTCTGGATTCTCGGAGGCAGTAATCGAGTATCAAAACTCATACGGAAATGTGTCATATGTCAGAAACTACGAAGTCCAACTCAAATCCAAAAAATGTCAGATCTTCCTTCCGACAGAGTAACAGAGGCTCCACCATTCACATATTGCGGGATGGACTGTTTTGGACCTTGGATGATTAAGGAAGGTAGAAAGGATTTGAAGAGATACGGTCTCATCTTCACATGTATGGCCTCTCGGGCGGTACACGTCGAGACACTCAACAGCTTGACTactgattcattcattcaagcATTTCGTCGTTTCACAGCTCTCCGAGGACCAGTTCAACAACTGAGATGTGATAGAGGGACAAATTTCGTCGGAGCGGATGCAGAACTAAAAAAAGCCTGGCATGAAATGGATCATCAGAAGGTCAAGGACTGTCTTCTCAGTGAAGGATGTGATTATGTTCACTTTATCTTCAACGTTCCCTCTGCCAGCCACATGGGAGGAGTATGGGAGCGGCAGATACGCTCTATTCGCAGTGTTCTAGATACTCTCCTGTACCAATCTGGAAGGCAGCTTGATGATGAATCACTACGAACCTTGATGTGTGAGGCTGCAGCTATCATCAACAGCAGACCATTGACAGTAACTCATCTCAATGATCCAACGTATCTAGCACCTCTGACACCAAACCACCTCATAACAATGAAGTCAAAGGTGTTCCTTCCTCCCCCCAGGAAACTTCCAGAATGCAGATATCTACTCAAGAAAGCGATGGAGGAGGGTACAACACCTCATTAA
- the LOC121424362 gene encoding uncharacterized protein LOC121424362, with product MENVTTVAPSDVELIKDKNAYDYSTPVVDNKTTVITTSDSMVNPTSTSRAFVTASTTPMDAVDNDITAVNITGHLDSKVDIAHVWALWGVVIAAGLLVFIILLVLSFRCLAFLRRPNPKDGRKPGRRIPRFRRGTLKLPARPGGVMADHKSVRKNFFHSLERGDVQARRQEATRRWLSGNLSTSLQFIEGSGSGGQQSHECIPMCETSHRHTCLDRIPENREVQQEYSFVRSPRDHDKPKVQHPILHRHPNDNANEFVRVIPLNVVRDQNANIALSPTDVDHERHHHYPRSRWNTAVRPVARSRVFPHSVRAVSSAPARYPTSRRRYLDSRYPEHRGHGRMRHEMGQRLRHTVPKLPKFNLAGEAIISSSEPSGNGCPVGAEYPSIWDDLSFDNTVFEPATTPPTRLVVPTNSPETDDSSSQSQDSLIGVSAGVSQCNVSSDASLTVTVGTSKRTSYEWDFYDPGYTNQPIRFVNGAYVPVIGCKQYWV from the exons ATGGAAAATGTAACAACGGTAGCGCCTTCGGACGTTGAACTAATAAAGGATAAAAACGCTTACGATTATTCAACACCAGTCGTCGATAATAAGACCACCGTCATCACAACCTCGGATAGTATGGTCAATCCGACGTCAACCTCGAGGGCCTTTGTGACTGCTTCTACCACTCCGATGGATGCGGTTGATAATGATATCACTGCCGTGAATATCACCGGTCACCTGGATAGTAAGGTGGACATCGCCCACGTCTGGGCTTTATGGGGCGTTGTCATTGCGGCTGGTCTGCTGGTTTTTATAATATTACTCGTTCTTTCTTTCCGCTGCTTAGCCTTTCTGCGAAGACCAAACCCCAAAGACGGGCGAAAGCCTGGTCGACGCATCCCGAGATTTCGGCGGGGGACGCTCAAACTTCCGGCCCGACCCGGTGGTGTGATGGCTGACCATAAAAGTGTCAGGAAGAACTTCTTTCACAGTCTTGAGCGAGGGGACGTACAGGCACGGCGTCAAGAGGCGACACGACGCTGGCTCTCGGGGAATCTCTCGACATCTTTACAGTTCATCGAGGGGTCGGGAAGCGGTGGTCAGCAGAGCCATGAATGCATTCCAATGTGCGAGACATCCCATCGACACACATGCCTCGATCGTATCCCTGAGAACAGAGAGGTACAGCAGGAGTACTCCTTCGTTCGCTCGCCTAGAGATCACGACAAGCCCAAAGTCCAACATCCGATCTTACACCGACACCCCAACGACAACGCCAATGAATTCGTCCGCGTGATTCCGCTCAACGTGGTTCGAGATCAGAACGCGAATATCGCATTGTCCCCGACGGATGTCGACCACGAACGCCATCATCATTACCCGAGGTCGCGATGGAACACGGCAGTCCGTCCCGTTGCCCGTTCCCGCGTCTTCCCGCACTCCGTACGAGCAGTGTCGTCAGCACCTGCAAGGTATCCAACCAGTAGACGACGCTACCTGGACAGTAGGTATCCCGAACACCGAGGACATGGTCGAATGCGACATGAGATGGGGCAGAGGTTAAGACATACGGTACCGAAGCTTCCCAAGTTTAATCTCGCAGGTGAAGCCATCATATCGTCATCAGAACCAAGTGGAAACGGTTGTCCCGTCGGTGCAGAATATCCCTCAATATGGGATGACTTGAGCTTTGATAATACAGTATTCGAG CCTGCGACTACACCGCCAACTCGACTCGTGGTGCCAACCAACTCACCCGAGACCGACGACTCATCTTCCCAGTCACAGGACAGTCTAATCGGAGTCAGTGCCGGAGTCAGCCAGTGTAATGTGTCTTCGGATGCCAGTTTGACGGTTACAGTCGGTACCAGTAAGAGAACGTCGTACGAGTGGGACTTCTACGATCCGGGTTACACTAACCAGCCGATCCGGTTCGTGAACGGAGCGTATGTGCCGGTTATCGGATGCAAGCAGTATTGGGTTTGA
- the LOC121423531 gene encoding uncharacterized protein LOC121423531: MAEAEGRPHREAKATEKGLLWQIDIKSKEFESLIKTWRRTANKLRVLLGDESATSTIQETRDCLQTNVDKMILTQDELMALRATAKIDDDSVSKLDEVEEEHSNLMKQTLEVLIAQREGTASSRTSTKRSKKSHAVRVVSEKHKDCQDWVNGIREVEPETHPNVNDLRGDAVNVLIEQMRMTRLPLPEPVTFAGDPMSFPAWKHAFDILIQQSGIQPMDRFFYLQKYLRSQPLELVRGYALVGNDKAYGEAMTALTSRYGDPFIIANAFRDKLDRWPKISPKDAIGLRNLSDFLHQCVSAMDKIGNLHHLNDERENQKILYKLPDWLVARWSRKVIDWRDVNGQFPPFQIFAKFIEAEAKVACYPVTSLHGKIDGRSNKTMSMSDVRTLSTNVTHPNSGSREREKRVKPQSCSCCKKDHSLQECTEFASKNMADRKSHIREKGLCYGCLKYGHMSKACRRRSTCDICNGRHPSLLHENRKRPEPKKEQEVNPRPNETQSSWSHASFSQHSNAGLTITKSTMIVPVWLSHSTTSDERMMYALLDTQSDTTFLLEKTKNEMNLHGTPVSLLLSTMSAVDERVPSERIEGLSIRSFDGEQKIALPSTYTRQFIPANRNHIPTPEMATSIPHLSKISHNLLPLQDCEIGLLIGYDCARALIPRDVIPPDRDWPNSPYGLKTDLGWSIVGTVKESEHNYEDDPVGVSHRLTACEIPAELKTGNKDVLFAHNTSFKEEITPATVTRLMEADFLDTKAEGVAYSQNDVKFMNIMRDKIHKLDDGHYEMPLPFKDEKPKLPNNRVLAKGRLDHLGRKFKQNDEYRKKYTKVMETLLEKGYAEPAPDHNTDGKVWYIPHHGVVQPNKLRVVFDCSAKCRGESLNSHLLTGPDLTNKLVGVLCRFRLDHVAFMCDIQEMFHQFRVNMEDRDYLRFLWWKDGNYDEVPNEFRMKVHLFGAASSPGCANFGLRQTASDHAAEFGEDVRDFIHQEFYVDDGLKSLPTVHQAVDLISRTKKLCEKGGLHLHKLVSNSREVLQTFPERDRAKNVREINLLQDDLPLERALGVQWCVESDSFNFRITLQDKPLTRRGILSTVMSIYDPLGLLAPVVLKGKQILQALCKMSTDWDDPLPDDLRVQWQKWRTDILQLESISIARCYKPTDFKSIKSVQYHHFTDASTTGYGQCTYMRLTDATNKIHCSLVLGKSRVAPLKFVTVPRLELTAAVVAAKVKKFLEAELKFDDAEHVFWTDSRVVLGYINNTDKRFHVFVANRIQQIRDFSRPSEWKYIESKNNPADEASRGLTVNQLNDSKWLHGPEMLWEQSIPTDEVRETFDILPNDPEVKRTQVHVSQSREDGFDLQRLQRFSSWLVARKAVAYCLIFISRLKQRCRERHANKGKDDPSTKANVAVLDLHQAEIEILKHVQREAFGDEIQILKSIQNDQGLTERKKKRQIKKASRLHGLDAFLDKDDILRVGGRIRRGDDSYIKEASRNPSSKPPYHRNNPSSLPCINSTSG; this comes from the coding sequence ATGGCTGAGGCTGAAGGTAGACCACACCGTGAAGCCAAAGCAACGGAAAAGGGACTCTTGTGGCAAATCGACATCAAGTCGAAGGAGTTTGAAAGTCTCATCAAGACTTGGAGGCGCACAGCAAATAAACTTCGAGTGCTGCTGGGTGACGAGAGTGCTACCTCGACTATCCAAGAAACCAGAGATTGTCTACAAACTAATGTAGACAAAATGATACTGACACAAGATGAGCTGATGGCACTTCGTGCCACTGCCAAGATTGATGACGACAGTGTCAGTAAATTAGATGAAGTAGAGGAAGAGCACAGCAACCTGATGAAACAAACTCTTGAGGTCTTGATCGCACAAAGAGAAGGAACTGCCTCATCACGGACTTCGACAAAAAGGTCGAAGAAATCTCATGCTGTACGCGTGGTATCAGAGAAGCATAAAGATTGTCAAGATTGGGTGAATGGCATCCGCGAAGTTGAACCAGAAACCCACCCGAATGTAAATGACCTTCGAGGTGACGCAGTGAACGTCTTAATAGAACAGATGCGGATGACAAGGCTCCCATTGCCCGAACCAGTGACATTTGCAGGAGATCCTATGTCTTTTCCTGCGTGGAAGCACgcgtttgatattttgatcCAACAAAGCGGTATTCAGCCTATGGATCGGTTTTTCTACTTACAGAAATACTTAAGAAGTCAACCTCTAGAACTTGTTCGAGGATATGCTCTAGTTGGAAATGACAAGGCATATGGGGAAGCCATGACAGCCCTCACCAGTAGATATGGTGACCCCTTCATCATAGCAAATGCCTTTCGCGATAAATTGGACAGATGGCCAAAGATATCTCCGAAGGATGCCATCGGTCTGAGGAATCTGTCAGATTTCCTCCATCAATGTGTCAGTGCCATGGACAAGATTGGTAACCTTCACCACCTAAACGACGAAAGGGAGAATCAAAAGATCTTGTATAAATTGCCAGACTGGCTCGTTGCACGATGGTCACGCAAGGTTATCGATTGGAGAGACGTGAATGGACAGTTTCCTCCTTTTCAGATATTTGCAAAATTCATCGAAGCAGAAGCTAAGGTAGCATGCTACCCTGTTACCTCTCTCCATGGCAAAATCGATGGAAGATCTAACAAGACGATGTCTATGTCAGATGTCAGAACCCTCTCAACCAATGTGACGCATCCAAACTCAGGCAGCAGGGAAAGGGAGAAGAGAGTTAAGCCACAATCATGTTCATGCTGCAAGAAAGACCACTCCCTACAAGAATGTACCGAGTTTGCGTCAAAGAACATGGCGGATCGTAAAAGTCACATAAGAGAGAAAGGTCTATGTTACGGCTGCCTAAAGTATGGTCACATGTCTAAGGCTTGTAGGCGAAGAAGTACCTGTGACATTTGTAACGGACGACATCCATCTTTACTACATGAAAACAGAAAGAGACCAGAACCAAAGAAGGAACAAGAGGTAAATCCAAGACCCAATGAAACTCAGTCGTCATGGTCTCATGCTTCATTTAGCCAACACTCTAACGCTGGATTGACCATTACAAAGAGTACAATGATAGTTCCTGTCTGGCTTTCTCACTCGACCACATCGGATGAGCGAATGATGTATGCATTACTTGACACTCAATCCGACACCACGTTTCTGCTAGAGAAAACCAAGAATGAGATGAATTTGCATGGAACTCCTGTAAGTCTTCTTCTTTCAACGATGTCGGCTGTGGATGAAAGAGTACCAAGCGAACGCATTGAAGGTCTTTCAATCAGGTCATTTGATGGAGAACAGAAGATAGCTTTACCATCAACCTATACCAGACAGTTCATACCAGCAAATCGTAATCACATACCCACTCCAGAGATGGCGACCAGTATCCCTCACCTTTCCAAGATTTCACATAACCTACTGCCCTTACAAGATTGTGAAATTGGTTTGTTGATTGGGTACGACTGTGCTAGAGCCCTCATTCCAAGAGACGTCATTCCTCCTGATCGTGATTGGCCTAATAGTCCATATGGCCTAAAGACAGACTTAGGATGGAGCATTGTGGGTACTGTGAAAGAAAGTGAACACAACTATGAGGATGATCCAGTTGGTGTAAGTCATCGATTGACAGCCTGTGAGATTCCTGCTGAGCTAAAAACAGGAAACAAGGATGTGTTGTTTGCTCATAACACATCATTCAAGGAAGAGATCACCCCTGCAACAGTGACAAGATTGATGGAAGCTGATTTCCTTGACACCAAGGCTGAAGGAGTGGCATACTCACAAAATGACGTCAAATTTATGAACATTATGAGAGATAAGATTCACAAATTAGACGATGGGCATTATGAAATGCCTTTGCCATTCAAGGATGAGAAGCCAAAGTTACCAAATAACAGAGTTCTTGCGAAGGGACGACTTGATCATCTTGGAAGAAAGTTCAAGCAAAATGACGAGTATCGCAAGAAGTACACCAAGGTAATGGAAACTCTTCTAGAGAAAGGTTATGCGGAACCAGCACCAGACCACAACACAGATGGTAAAGTGTGGTATATCCCACACCATGGGGTAGTTCAACCAAATAAACTGAGAGTCGTATTTGACTGCAGTGCGAAATGCAGAGGAGAGTCGTTAAATTCGCACCTACTCACAGGACCAGACTTAACAAATAAATTAGTCGGAGTACTCTGCCGCTTCAGACTGGATCACGTCGCATTCATGTGTGACATTCAAGAAATGTTCCACCAGTTCAGAGTCAACATGGAAGACAGAGATTATCTCAGATTTCTGTGGTGGAAGGATGGTAACTACGATGAAGTACCAAATGAATTCAGGATGAAAGTACATCTGTTTGGGGCAGCCTCCTCACCGGGATGTGCCAACTTTGGTCTCCGACAAACTGCTTCAGACCATGCTGCTGAGTTCGGTGAAGATGTAAGAGACTTCATTCATCAAGAATTTTACGTGGACGATGGCTTGAAGTCCTTGCCTACAGTACACCAAGCTGTAGATCTCATATCCAGAACCAAGAAACTATGTGAGAAGGGCGGTCTCCATCTCCATAAGCTTGTATCTAACTCAAGAGAGGTACTGCAGACGTTTCCCGAAAGAGATAGAGCAAAAAATGTAAGAGAGATTAATCTGCTCCAGGATGATCTACCACTAGAGCGAGCTCTTGGAGTCCAGTGGTGTGTTGAATCTGACTCATTTAACTTCAGAATCACACTTCAGGACAAGCCGCTAACCAGACGAGGGATACTTTCTACAGTTATGTCTATCTACGATCCCCTCGGATTATTAGCACCTGTGGTGCTTAAAGGAAAGCAGATCCTCCAGGCACTTTGCAAGATGTCAACAGACTGGGACGATCCTCTTCCTGATGATCTCCGGGTACAATGGCAAAAATGGAGAACGGACATACTGCAACTTGAATCCATATCAATCGCTAGGTGCTACAAACCTACTGATTTCAAGTCAATAAAGTCGGTACAATACCACCACTTTACAGACGCAAGTACTACAGGATATGGTCAATGTACTTACATGAGGTTGACTGATGCCACTAACAAAATACATTGCTCACTGGTACTTGGAAAAAGCAGAGTAGCACCACTGAAGTTTGTAACAGTACCTCGCCTGGAATTGACTGCTGCTGTTGTCGCCGCTAAGGTTAAGAAGTTTCTGGAAGCAGAGCTCAAATTTGATGATGCAGAACATGTGTTCTGGACTGACAGCAGAGTCGTGCTTGGCTACATAAATAACACTGACAAACGCTTTCACGTATTTGTAGCCAACAGGATTCAACAGATCCGGGACTTTTCCAGACCTTCAGAGTGGAAGTACATTGAGTCAAAAAATAACCCAGCTGATGAAGCATCCAGAGGTCTAACAGTTAATCAGCTAAATGACTCAAAATGGCTACATGGACCAGAAATGCTATGGGAACAGTCAATTCCCACAGATGAAGTTAGAGAGACATTCGATATACTTCCCAATGACCCAGAGGTGAAAAGGACTCAAGTACATGTCTCTCAATCCAGAGAAGATGGGTTCGACCTGCAAAGACTTCAACGTTTCTCTAGTTGGCTTGTAGCAAGGAAAGCTGTTGCATACTGCCTGATATTCATCTCACGTTTGAAACAACGCTGTAGAGAGAGACATGCCAACAAAGGAAAGGACGATCCATCAACCAAGGCTAATGTTGCAGTGCTGGATCTCCATCAAGCAGAGATTGAAATTCTGAAGCATGTTCAAAGAGAAGCCTTTGGAGATGAAATCCAGATTCTGAAATCTATCCAAAATGATCAGGGTCTaactgaaagaaagaagaaacgTCAGATAAAGAAAGCTAGCCGTCTCCATGGTCTTGACGCCTTCCTAGATAAAGACGATATCCTGAGGGTAGGAGGACGGATTCGAAGAGGTGATGATTCGTACATTAAGGAAGCATCCCGCAATCCTTCCTCAAAGCCACCATATCACAGAAATAATCCTTCGTCATTGCCATGCATTAACAGCACATCAGGGTAG
- the LOC121424144 gene encoding uncharacterized protein LOC121424144 gives MSFNNDKMLNMLLSFIGTLLVLMPAAHAWNYKHVGSVPVEKAAFSSLHRVGSTDKFDLSVSTFKSAVKYDVVYVFRDVGGQLLSGGSWNPGNNLQKEVLVDGLLWPNEVEPVPANAFEGDEKEYWWVANGFLVPGKEQGSIGLIEAYEAGQDGRCPYHNLTDNGQGEKWWYHRVYFVDADGDNKLDMLTARADTSGRGVLAEMVYFKQPSSKPLTSTPWDVTVLFDGPDALFRYEKMSVNSATRHAIFSCQYFAEKLVVSWSDSNPPDFKNMNHRVIEDIVDNRYFDAEIVDLNGDGREDLLVSINSMTNGQLVAFEMPDNWATGTWTRHLIAEGFKPHGPIVTEGMGSPGTTFTFKPDASTFTNKPQIMLTGDDDSNIYVFESMDDSDPANWEYSKTAIFTTATGKGTVGAPSVGDVTGDGLVEVFVPEYSGDLLHVLKYES, from the exons ATGAGTTTTAATAACGACAAGATGCTCAACATGCTTCTTAGCTTCATCGGGACTCTACTGGTCTTGATGCCCGCAGCTCATGCATGGAATTACAAGCATGTCGGTAGCGTTCCCGTGGAGAAGGCCGCTTTCTCCTCACTTCATAGAGTGGGCAGCACTGACAAATTTGATCTCTCTGTTAGTACGTTCAAGTCAGCAGTAAAATATGATGTCGTGTACGTGTTCAGAGACGTCGGTGGTCAGCTGTTGAGTGGAGGATCTTGGAACCCAGGAAATAACCTTCAAAAAGAAGTCCTTGTTGACGGTTTACTTTGGCCAAATGAAGTTGAGCCCGTCCCAG CAAATGCGTTTGAAGGAGATGAGAAGGAATATTGGTGGGTAGCCAACGGATTCCTGGTTCCTGGTAAAGAACAAGGGAGCATCGGACTCATTGAAGCATACGAAGCTGGCCAAG ATGGACGCTGTCCCTACCACAACTTGACCGATAACGGGCAGGGTGAGAAATGGTGGTATCACCGGGTTTACTTCGTGGATGCTGATGGAGATAACAAGCTAGATATGCTAACAGCTCGAGCCGACACCT CTGGACGGGGCGTACTTGCCGAGATGGTCTATTTTAAGCAACCAAGTTCCAAGCCACTCACCAGCACACCATGGGATGTGACCGTCCTCTTCGACGGGCCCGATGCTCTCTTCCGGTATGAGAAGATGTCCGTCAACTCGGCCACACGACATGCTATCTTCAGCTGCCAATACTTCGCCGAGAAACTGGTCGTATCCTGGTCTGATTCCA ATCCTCCTGATTTCAAGAACATGAACCACCGTGTCATTGAAGATATAGTAGATAATCGATATTTCGATGCAGag atTGTTGATCTCAATGGAGATGGTAGGGAGGACCTCCTCGTATCGATTAATAG caTGACGAACGGTCAGTTGGTTGCCTTCGAGATGCCCGATAACTGGGCCACAGGTACATGGACAAGACATCTGATCGCCGAAGGGTTCAAGCCTCATGGCCCCATTGTGACTGAGGGCATGGGATCTCCTGGTACAACATTCACCTTTAAACCAGATGCCTC CACTTTCACCAACAAACCTCAAATCATGCTGACAGGAGATGATGATAGCAACATCTACGTCTTCGAAAGCATGGATGACTCGGACCCAGCTAACTGGGAGTACTCCAAAACCGCCATTTTCACTACTGCAACCGGAAAGGGGACCGTGGGCGCCCCATCCGTCGGTGACGTCACTGGTGACGGGCTGGTTGAAGTCTTCGTGCCAGAGTACAGCGGCGACCTTCTTCATGTACTCAAGTACGAGAGTTAA